The nucleotide window CCCTACAACTTCCTCCCACTGACCCTACAATAATAACAGCAGCCCAGAAACATCGCTGTCTTCAGTGCTATTTGGACCCCATCCAAAGCtcgctgaaatcagtggagacTCCCATCAGCTTTGGCTCAGGCTTCCACGCCACGGGATATGGTACACAACCATTGAGAACAAGGTCTCCATCTTGACCGTGAGGCTGAGACATTCAATCACACCATGGCAACACGAGGAGCAGGGTGAGGTGACAAAATGGCTTTACCAGCATAAAGGGCAGAAGGCAGGTGGAGAAAAAACGATGAAGCCCCTTGTGTGTATGTTGAAACCACCCCGAAACAATACAGGGGAATGCAGGAGAGGGAAGGCATCCGGAGATTCCTTTGCAACCcaatcacccccaccccccataatGTGGGCGTGTACATTGCAAGTTCTAATCAATAGCTCTGATCTGTATTACCAAGCAATAAAGGCTCGGGGTGTAATTATTCGTGCATTGCGGCTTCATTCAGGCCTTCCAGTTTGCAAAGAGATTAGCAGAGTCACAGAGCTGGTGACctttgctctctttctctctctctccccaaaatCAAGAGGCAGCTCCATATATCCCTGTATTGTTCCAGGCTCAGTTCCTGATCATGCTCATAAAAAATATCTTACCTTCTAACCTTAAAGCTGCCATTCTCTGAAACTCGGGCTCCTGCAGCCAGCGCCACATCCTTTTGAAAGTCTCCCTCCCGGACTTGAGCTTGCTCCAGGGCTTAGGGTTCCTGAGAAGGTCTGACAAGGTGCCTTGAGACCGGCACAACACCCTCTCGGCAAAGATGGCCTGGGGGATGCTGTATCTCTTGAGCTCAGCGATGATCCGCTGGGCCACTTCTTTGGTGTTGATCTCCTCCAGCTGGCTGGAGAGGACGGTGGTTTGGGTGGAGATGGGCTGGTTGGGTCTGGAATTCACGTCTGGCCGGGCATGGACATAGTGGTTCTggcccatgctgttgggggatcCCATGGTGGAGTTCTGGGAGGGGGAAAGCTCCCTGGAAAAGTGCTGGTCGATCCTGCCAAACATGGCAGGGTGGGCTTCGAAGTTATTGGCCGCCACCATCTTCTCGTTGCCCAAGTGTCCGGCAGAGTGGCTGTAGCTATGCATGGGGGTCAGGTTCGGGCTGGGCAGGGACGACAGACTCTGCCCCATGCCAAGATCCTTGTGGTAAGGGCTGTAAAAGTTAGCGCCGGAACCCAGGCCCCTTTCTTCCCTCATCAGGGTGAAGCTCCCAATCACGTTGCCCACCGGCAGGCACTGGTGGTGATGGTGCTGGTGGTGGAATTTCTCGTGCAGCGGCTGCAGGGGGGTCAAGGTGGTGTAGCTGTTGGCGGCCCCGGTGGGCGAATCCCCACCAAAGCCAAGCCCCGGGTGCAAAGAGGTGGCCAGGTGGTGCTCGGCTCGGTGATACTCACTGCCATCCAGCACCGAGGCCACCAGAGACGGTCTGGAGAGAGCGGAGTGTAAAGCTCTGCCTTGGCCATGCATCAGCTCCTGCTCCTGGCTGGACATGTCCCCGGTGTTCTCCAAACCCAGCTGGACATTCATGGCTGCCGGCTAGTGCATCCTCTCTTTATCTACTTTGCGACTCATTAATCTTTCGGTTCTTGAGTGTGGGGAAGGGCTTGCCAGATTTCAAGGGGGTCTGAGGAAACCTCTCTGCCTTTATCAGTGGGGATGGACAGCCAAAGCGGAAAGTCCCCTCTGTATTCAGCGACCAGATCTTGTCTCCAGTGTGGGAAATCTAACATCCACTGGtctcagctgcagccccaggaagACAAGGGCTCATCATTTCTCCCCAGCCCACACACAAGCCCCCTTCAAACTGATCAGAAACTGGACACATTCTAACCCAATGCTGGATGGATTTGGGGGAAGGAagcgggggagaggagggaggctggaggattccccccaccccctccctttaAACCCCAATCAAAGTGAGAAAGTTCATGAAGAACCTGGCTTACCTAGTGCCGGCGGGTGCTTTTTCtaggcatggggggaggggggaggaatgtaaaaatataaacaaataaaataaaaacaacgaCGACAAGAAGAGTAATACTAAAGAAATGAAAATCAGCAGCAGGGGTTCAGATCCCCCCTTCCTGGAGCTTTCAGCAGAGGGGCTCCTGTGTCCGGGAatgtggaggggaaggaaaggtcTCCTCTTCCCTGATCATTCAGCCCTTTTAGGGTAGTCCAGGAGATCTCCAGCAAAGTGCTTGCAAGCAGCAGCGGGCTCCAGCAATTAGCTACCGGCTGTGTTTtggtggtgtggggggaaggATCAGATCTCTCGCTCCCTCTGGTTTTAATAGGTGTAGCTCAGAACAGTTCCATCCTCTTTGTGTCTgctacacactcacacacacacacacacatctcctctctccctccctccctccctccagagaATACTGCCCTACTCCAGCCCATAGCTACTCTCATCGATTTCACTAGCAAACACTCCGCTTTCCTGCTTCTCACACGTCACCAAGCCTAAAATCTGACAGATGTGCAATCAGCGACCAACCTGATTTAACCCGATCGGGCCCGGCTTCGACAGAgcgaaaaggggtgggggggggggggaatctggatTATATTGACTTTGCAGTTTGTTGCAATACTTCGTGGCTCAGggttaaaatgtatatttaatacttcccccaaaatatttatatCTTTATCTATCCAACTGAATAAATGCACCATATCTGTCTAGCTTTacactgctgcccatcaccgtggtatctgagcCCCTTTCACGTCGAACCAACAGCGAAGTCCCTCGTGGATTTCAGGAAATCTCTGTCTCTCCTCTGTATAATACCTGTATTTTTGTAATGCCTTTCTCTTATGTATGAGATCGCAAATAATCTATATAGAGTCTGTATTTAAATATAGATGAATCTATACAAACCCACTTAGAGAGTCTATGTGGAAGCTTGGGTTATAAATCTATATAAAGCCACACAACTGTGTGCATTCTTATATTTTTGTGATTTACCTACCTTATGTAGGAGATCATAAAAACCCCCATGTAAATCTAAATAGTATAGAAATTGCAAATGCATGTTCCTATATTTTTGTGATTTCTCTCTTATGCAGAACTCACCAAAAaatctatatataatatatacaaatCTAAATATATAAATCACACACACATATTCACCTCTCTGCCTTGCTTATACGTAGACGGAAAAAGTGTGACTATCCAAGCTATGAGAGTTTCATAACCTTTCACACTTTATAAGGGGACATTTAATTAGCCACAGAGCTGAAAGGCGGTTTAAACGGGACTCATCCGTTTTAAAATCATTCCTGTCCGACCAATAATGATCCCACGGAGCCAATAACGTGAGATATTTTTTAGCTTTGTGCACAATATTAATAGCTTCTAAATCTTGGTAAGCCTCTGTATCTATGTTCTGCAAAATGCAGATGTAGCATCCGAATCCCCTCCCCTTATACTCACAATGatttcaactgaaacaattaCAAAAGTAGATACCGGCGGCCCTGGGACAAAGTAAAAACTCGCCAAGAGTCCCCCGGTGTATAGATTAATTGGGGGAACATCCTAACCCCCTTTTGTGAATGGATCTCAGACCTAGTGAAATGGAAAGAGATTCATCCTATTGTCTGATCTAAGTAAGTGTATTCAAATAGGCATCCTAATAAAATGACGATAATGATAATAGGCGAGCAAAGGGGGGTCCGGGGGGCTACAGACACAGGGACCCAGAGAAATCAGTTCATGGTTGGCAGTTTCTTCAAAGGATCTTAAAAGCTCCAGTTgcaagggagggctggggggtttCCATTAGGATCCGTAACTGCTGTATCCTTCTCTCCAGCTGGAGCCTTTATGGTTCACAACCTGGAAAACGCCAAGTATTAAGTTCCATGGAACATTTCTGAATATTTACCCTCTTTTCCTCAAAGAGCCATCACTGAAGTAATCAATGCAGTATGCAGCAATCTACGAAGCCAGcgtaaaaaaagagagagagagaaagactggGGAGACTGGTTGTTTAGTGAAGAGTGGGGAGGAAGTTAGGATTTggtgggcggggtggggtggacaCACCACAAATgtgtgtccccttcccctccgCCCCAAATCTCACCAGGTGCGCTCTGGAAAATTGGATAATCTGCATTTTAACCGGTCCAAGGAGGCAGGATTGTCCCtgtccaaaaaaaccaaacaaacaaacaaaaaaaaaaccaaaacccaaccaaccaaccgATTTCCAGCCGCTGGATTGAAAGATGGGCTCATCtccctctttaaaaacaaacaaaacagctgCAGAGAGTGGACCGGGAACTGCACGTGCTCCTGTGGGGTCAGTGTGAACGGAGAAAGAAGGGGAGTGTGTGTGAAACAGACGAGCTAGATCTGTGCACTAACCTCTTCCATTGGGCTCGCCTGCTGTAGGGCTAAAATGGGGGagctggtgtatgtgtgtgtgtgtgtggggggggattgtTAGAAAGGGAAGAGGCTACATGAGAGATCCGGGTGTTGTACTGGGAGGGAGGTTCATGGCCacgcagggaggggagaggcttaAGGGCTACCCCACTGTCATAGCCCCTGCTGGGCGAGGTCAAGGGTAGAGGCTCACAGCCCTGGAGTCAGACTCCCTAGATCGCCTGGGTTCCAGCTGGTAACCTGAACTCAGTCCCGCCTGacttccccacctcccagggcaACGCACACGCTACCCACACAACATTACACATTTCAACCTAGTACACAATGCGTCTCAAAAATGCTCCAACcacccccccctcaaaaaaaaacccacccactgACCCAGAGAGGCAATGCCCCgcttccgcccccctcccccatgatcctctctcctctgtggttaatggttttGTTGTGAGGGGTTGAGAGTCtgggggatttttttccccctccagttgCACTTTGTGTGTCTAGCTGCAAAGCAAAACAGGCCCCATGGAGGCCAATCGATGCGCAGCTACTGGCAGATTTTCCAGAGAGATCAGTTCGCGTTTAGACAGAGGCGGCTCCCTGGCTGGGGTCTGAGCCCAGGTGGCGGtaattttcctccctccccaagtGCTGAACCGAGAAAGTTTTTTGTAGGCTGCCCTGTGGTTGAAGTGACTGCCCCCTCGGATACCGCCTTGACAAATCTGCCCCTAACGACGACAGGGCTCTCGGAGGAGCTGTCCAACCCGTCGGTGCTGAAGGGGCTTGGGGCGGACGAACTGGTGTCGGGGCGGGAGGGGAATATTTACAACATATCCAAAAATCAAAGTCACCCCATAGCTCCAAAGGGGCTCGGATGGAAACAGCAAATACAGGgactttctctttaaaaataatcattttgctaAACCAAAGCTTCCAGGCAGGAAcgcaaaaaatatatttttgttgtgTCTACATGGAAATAAAGCCGAGTTAAGAAGCGCGTGTACCCCAGCCAAACACTCACGCACAAACCGGGCACCTCTCCCACTGAAACAACTGCAGgcttggggagtttttaaattatttggggGACgcaggcaagagagagagagatgtcaaATGGGTTCACTTTATACTTAGAAATATATGAGCTCACTGGTTTTAGAAGGAGGCGCGCTCTTACTTATTCAGCGGGAGAAGCAGTTTAGATTTCAGCTTGCAAGGAGGGTGTCAGGGTCAGGTTTGAGCTCCGAATCCAAAAGCAGAGAAATGCCAGGAGAAGCTGCCAGCCATCGCTCAGCAACCCACGTTTTGCAGGGGCACCTCTTAGCCACTGGAATGTCCCCCTCTCTCCACACTTTCAGCTCGTTTCATCCAGTGATAAAATGGCCAAAAAAGAGGTTTTGTTGCGGACGCCAACATGAGGTTACTAACTTTATTCCTGGTCAGAACTGTGCCAAGAGAGACGTGTTCGATTTCCAGATCACAGCGTCTTCAATCATTTGAAATGGCGTGTAACAagaatgaaacacacacacacaccccatagtCCAAAACACATCGCTATTTAAAAGTCGATTActatattctttatttttttaaaaaagtgtaaaaaGGGGTAAATCAAACTTAAAATAACTGGGACACTTAAAATACACGGAAATACTGCGATTGGAAATTTATCGCGCCTCCCAAATGACTTCAAAGataccaaccaattgcctttACGGTGGAGACAAATGTTGCCATATCTATATTCCAGTGGAACCTAATTATGAAATAATATCATACTCCCGAGTTTCCCGGCACCTCTGTATATGGCCCCCACACAAACACTTCAAGGCACTAGCCTCATCAGTTTGGTTTTTAGCTCTCCtgaacagagtttaaaacacCATTTAGTTGATTAATTGCTTTTTATTGATCACTTTGCTGTTTGGCAGGAACATTGGCCCTTCCACTGAATATATTGAAATACTTTCCCTAGCCCATTAAAAGAcacaaaatactttgttttacaaTTTGgttggctcccccaccccacccccatggctaAGCAGAAAAGACAGGCTCTCTCAGTTATCATTCACTTCGAGGAAATGAAGTTGTGTTTAATGCAATTTAGCCcccttaaaaatgaaaattgcaTTACATAAATTTAATATTTCTCCTCTTTAGGGCTTTTCAGAAATAATAACTAACATTGTTAATGAAATGCCAGCCAACTTTCTCCTGTTGTTCGTCAGATCTAGCCTCCACAGAGGACGGATGGTGTCAAGAGCCCTAATGTATTTAGGGGATTTATttcaaattgtttaaaaaataagtatGCTCAAAGCtaaaataatatgaaaaaaaaaacatcctaGAAACAAgaatagatttttaaaggaattaaaaGGCACCGTTTCGGGGGCAAATAATCGCCAACCATAGTTTTAAAAGCTCAAAATAACCAGGAATGTAACATTTTAGATGCAAAGGAAGAAAATTGTCAGAACTCGGCATGTCCTTGTTATAACAATGAGAGTTCGAGATTTGTTTCGTGTCagtgtgtttattatttaaaatgatcAGTGCATATGAGAGATGCGTTTATTCAGAGGTCTACATTATTCAGGGGTCTATCCAGATCAGCTGAATGGATGTTTAACCACGAACACTTCAAATTTTCAAACTGGCAGTGATCTAAAGAGATAAAACATCCTGTGATAATTGGATTGTGCCTATgtgatatctatatctatctacacacctacacacacacacaccatctatacacacacacacacaaatgcacccATATGGATGCCCATGCACCTGCACATCAAATTTCACACCCAAACAGGGACATTTAAATTATGTCTAATGTCAAtttcaagaggggaaaaaatcatttcgCTGCCTCTCAAATAATATTCACTTTTGAAAGCTCGTTGAGTTGTTTGTATTTACTCATTTTAAGTAATCTTCCAACAAATGCCAACTCTTTGGGAATTATGCTGAAGCCTTTAAAAAATACCTTCCCCCTTAACAACTCTGCCCCAGTCAATAAACAAATCCAACCTGACACAATGAAACCACTTGGCAAGTTGGTAGTTAATTGATAGGAGGGCTACGGGTTTAAAAGGAGAAACTTGAAAATAAAAACTTCATCAATAAAAAAACCAGAGTTCTGCAGGATATTGCGAGGcagcccccaaaataaaaataaacattaaatagCTACCTAGTGAAAGACTCAGGAATTCTCTCTCACCTGATAAACAAATATTAACATGACTCAATATTTAAAGCAGCCCTCTGGCGCTGGGGGGTTTCTGATCTCATTCACACCATATTGTGAACCCGTTTCAGGAAAGTCAGGGAAGTTACATCTGTGTAAACGAGATCAGAATCCGTCCAACCCATTTTGCAGTGAGACATCACAGCAGTTACAGGAGATGAAATATAGAAGTAAAGTAGCAGACAAGAACAATCTGAAACACCATCTGATTATCAGTGGCTACTGGTGTTATCAGTTGAAAAATGTAAAGTGGTTGTAATTACACAAATATTCTGTGGATCTGATTCAGTAGAGATctgaaaattatatatataattgctCACATATTGATTATTCAGCTTTGTATAGAATCAAGCTATACAGAATATCCTATATATAATGAAGACATAGATAAACACTgagtattttaaataataaaacataaaaatgatAAGTGATACTATTTGAGAGGAGGAAAATATTAACTTTGCATAAACAGGCTTTTAAATAAGCCAAGAAAAGACCACTCAGTACAAAGAGGGGAAAGTGACTCCTGGTCATTCAGACCTAATGTAACTATAACACGACACGTCcacaaatataaaaaaagaaagaaaaaaaaaagagaaagagaaaattagTACAGCTCCTTTCCTCTCCATTTAAAGTCCCTAATAAAAAGCAGAGTGAATTATCTTGAAGTCAGGGAAATTTTTTTACAAATCTGGTAAGCTGTTAACCTTTAGAGGGCTATAAAAGTGGCTGTAAGTAAAAAAAGGAGAATTTAACTTGATTTAATGTAATCAACATTATTTAAACTATTCCCTGGACTATTCCCCAATGTAGTTTACCTTACAGATAAAGGAAATAGCAGGGAAGGAAATTGAATTACATTCCTATATTTGCCATGCTATGGATCAAGTTCCTGACAGCAAGGAGGTGAAGTATCTGTCCCAGCTATGAATCATTTTGCATTTACAGTATTTTATGTTTCTTAATAAATACTACTTCTATTGGGTTAAGCTTTAATTTGGACGCTATTACAGTGGAACCCATGGCTCTTCCAGGCTGTTTAAATCTGATCAATAGAATATTGTAATAAAGTATCCCTTAATgagagtgaaattaacaagggCCGAGAGATGACAAAACGTCTGCGTTCATTGGGGAGTTTGCTTCTTGTTTTAACCAACGATCTTTAGTATTGTCCAAACTTTTTACTTTTTATTCTATAATCTgttgggagccccctcccccttcccccttttgCTTTAAAACTGCAGGGAAGAGAGTTAATGGTTTTTAAATCAACTTGGTGCAAACTTTCTCCTCTTTGAAATCTCAGTGCTGCATTAAAGGGATCAATAGGGATTGTGTGGTGTTGTCTTCACTAGATCCTTCAGCAAGACCACTTATTTGGCTGCTAATCAGAGATGATGCCCTTTGCTTGTGGCAGGGGGGCTAAAAGGGGCTTATGCTTCAGCTGTGAGTTGAAGGCAGGGGAAGCTAAAGGTTATAGGAGACCTTAGCCAAACCTCGCAGTAGGGTTCATTATAGCGAACCCCTACATCAGGGGCGTGTGTAGTGATCATTCTAGGGAACTGCAGAGAGTAGATCTGAGTCAGGGAATGGGTTGcttttattctttttcatttctAACCGGCTAGTGAGAGCCCTTTGGCTTATTGTATTCCTCCTCTCCACATTGATTTCCATCCTGTCTATTGATCTGCAGCACAATATTGCACGGcgtgcactttttaaaaaacgctCGGTCATTTTCATCTTTAATAGTGGGAGCCAATTTATTGTTCTCTCTAAGccccttaaaaaacaaacaaaactaggAAACTTTAACGGATCCGTTTAGATCCCGGTTTCCCCGCCCACCCCCCTTTCATCTTTGATGCAGTAGgtaggaaatagaaaaggaggacttgtggcaccttagagactaaccaatttgtttgagcataagctttcgtgagctacagctcacttcatcggtaggaaatgtattttaaagcaaggttgtttctcctcccccaccaatcCCTAAAACCTTTGCTCAAAGCATGGGTGTTGTGTTCGCACGGATCTACCAGttgaatcagaaaaaaataaaataaaatgcagattttGTAAGAATCGCAGAGATTTTATATCGTCCCTAAATGAGCTACACATTTGTCTTGTTTCTCTTCTGGATCATGCTGTGGTTAATTTCTCTAATGCTGTGTATGCGAGACAGCTCCCTAGATTCGGTTGCAGGGATGCTGTAGCAGAAAACCAAACAATTTGCTAAATTCAGATCTCTTTAGATGTACTCCACCACCCGCAGAAAACTACAGTTTGGTCCATCCAGACGCTGCTCGATCTTTTTTTTCCACAGGTGAAGGTGTGAGGGAGTCTGTGCTCAGTTTAGGAAAGATTCTGTCGTGATCATAACAATAAAAGCGCAGAGCTTCCGTCCTCAGTGCTGAATGCAAAGCCGGTGGAGACAGAGCAGGCTGGAATATTAACCCCAAGATGCACGGTGATATGAACATGACCATTCTGCTTCGTGGGAGGGGCGGAGAGGGGGGTTAATTGCGAGAAGGTCATGCTAAAAGAaacacaaagggggggggggagattttacAGTACAGCTTCCTGCAAGGAAAATACACGTCACCATTAAATGCAGCCACGGATGCATATTGACCGGTCTGCTCTggctcccagctgggggggggggggggagagggggaatagtttttttaaaagggggtgTTTTATATAACAATCAGATGCCAGCTCCTTGAGAAATAAAGAGCTCAGGAGTTGCAGCAATTGTGGGTTTTCTTTTACCCCCACCTCTGAAGGGAATTTTGTAAAATTCCCCCTTAAGGTGAGGACGAAGCGAGGGGGAGTGGGATCAACCTTCCTCTGTTCCTTGCCTTTGTCCTGTGAAAGTAGCAAAACCAGGGTTCGAGAGAGCAGCAGGAATAAAAACACAGGCTAACTGCTGGAGTATGTACTTTGCAGCCCAGGGAAACAagagagattgggggggggggcagagaaccagactCTCGCTGCGTGTGACTTGCTGCCCGCTCTCCATCCAACCCTTTCACCTGACCACCAGCTCTCTGATTAATCCCCTCCGCCCCGTGGAATCCAGACCTCTGCCTGCCTGGCAGCCCCACGTCTTCCCCAAAGAAGAAACCACAAGTCCAAGCTGGCTCCCAAAGTTTCCACCGCCTCCCACTTGCCTGTCCTTGAATCAACCGGGGAAGGGGCGAGAATCTCCATCAAACGCTCAGTTTGTGGCTACTTCAGTCTGGGTCCCGCCCCCTTTCTCCCCAGTGCTTCATAGGGACCCAGCAGTCTGCAGCTGCCTCTTTGCTACGTGCCCGTCAGAAATTCCCACGATCTCACCTCCGCTTCTTCGCCTCCCTGTGATTCTTCTCCTGTAGACCCATGGCTGGGTCTCCTGCTTTCTGATGAAGGgacccagggactcctgcccctgggatattctgtctcggccctcctcctgcagctttcCCTTGccagtaaaataaaatgaatccaCCTTTTGCTTCCAAAGCTGTCCTTCTCTTCTGGGGATCTCTGCCCCCATGCCCGCCCAGTTCCTGGCTAATCAAGATGTTAACGAACAGAGATTCCAATCAATAGATTCAATCAGAAAAGCAGAAATGATCATACTTTCACTTCCcaaagc belongs to Natator depressus isolate rNatDep1 chromosome 24, rNatDep2.hap1, whole genome shotgun sequence and includes:
- the LOC141977219 gene encoding hepatocyte nuclear factor 6-like, yielding MNVQLGLENTGDMSSQEQELMHGQGRALHSALSRPSLVASVLDGSEYHRAEHHLATSLHPGLGFGGDSPTGAANSYTTLTPLQPLHEKFHHQHHHHQCLPVGNVIGSFTLMREERGLGSGANFYSPYHKDLGMGQSLSSLPSPNLTPMHSYSHSAGHLGNEKMVAANNFEAHPAMFGRIDQHFSRELSPSQNSTMGSPNSMGQNHYVHARPDVNSRPNQPISTQTTVLSSQLEEINTKEVAQRIIAELKRYSIPQAIFAERVLCRSQGTLSDLLRNPKPWSKLKSGRETFKRMWRWLQEPEFQRMAALRLEACKRKEQEQGKADRNHVPKRHRLVFTDIQRRTLHAIFHENQRPSKDLQVTIAQQLGLELSTVSNFFMNARRRSLDKWMEEGRPPSSGTHASSAITCTKA